In Arthrobacter citreus, a single genomic region encodes these proteins:
- the ltrA gene encoding group II intron reverse transcriptase/maturase, translating to METKLLRIAEVAKSDPKMQFTSLAHLLDKQSLVQCHIELPHKKATGINGTTKEQYSDNLKENIEDLVRRLKSKSYRPVPVRRMYIPKLNSKKKRPLGIPEHEDKIVQKGVTKILNSIYEIDFLDCSFGFRPNRSCHDALKILNFYIEKRSVNYVVDVDIKGFFDNVDHKWMMEFLKLRIADPNLLRIIGRFLKGGYMEEGKKYKTDNGTPQGGVISPVLANVYLHYVLDLWFEKSVKKQCEGQAYLVRYADDYVCCFQFKNEAQEFFQSLKLRLKKFNLEIAEDKTKIIPFGRLAEKLGKHQGNGKPETFDFLGFTHYCGKSKQGKFRVKRKSSRKKVQSKVKESKEWLKKNRNNNIHIIMDRFKRSLIGYFNYYCITDNIPNVNIFKVKIENLVFKWLNRRSQRKSFKWEKFRLFLDKFPLPSPRIKVNIYDLRKEISYIM from the coding sequence ATGGAAACAAAACTACTAAGGATAGCAGAAGTAGCAAAATCTGATCCTAAAATGCAATTTACATCTCTTGCACATTTATTAGATAAGCAATCACTAGTTCAATGTCACATTGAATTACCACATAAGAAAGCAACTGGGATAAATGGCACAACTAAAGAACAATACAGTGATAATCTCAAAGAAAATATAGAGGATTTAGTAAGGAGACTTAAAAGCAAAAGCTATCGTCCTGTTCCAGTTAGGAGAATGTATATTCCGAAGCTCAATTCGAAGAAGAAAAGACCACTAGGTATACCGGAACATGAAGATAAGATTGTTCAAAAAGGTGTTACGAAAATATTAAACTCCATCTATGAAATTGACTTCCTGGACTGTTCGTTCGGATTTCGCCCAAATCGTAGTTGCCACGATGCTTTGAAAATACTGAACTTCTATATTGAAAAGAGGTCAGTAAACTATGTAGTTGATGTAGACATAAAAGGCTTCTTTGACAACGTTGACCACAAATGGATGATGGAATTCTTAAAACTGCGAATCGCTGACCCAAACTTACTAAGAATAATAGGTAGGTTTCTTAAAGGTGGATACATGGAAGAAGGAAAGAAATACAAAACAGATAATGGTACACCGCAAGGTGGTGTAATATCTCCTGTATTAGCTAATGTGTATCTTCATTATGTACTCGACTTATGGTTTGAGAAAAGTGTTAAGAAACAGTGCGAGGGACAAGCATACCTAGTAAGGTATGCAGATGATTATGTGTGCTGTTTTCAATTTAAGAATGAGGCTCAGGAATTCTTTCAATCTCTAAAATTAAGACTCAAGAAGTTTAATCTGGAAATAGCCGAAGATAAAACCAAAATTATTCCTTTCGGGCGGCTTGCGGAGAAACTTGGAAAGCATCAGGGAAATGGAAAACCAGAAACCTTCGATTTTCTAGGTTTTACGCACTATTGCGGGAAAAGTAAACAAGGAAAGTTTCGAGTGAAACGGAAATCAAGTAGGAAGAAAGTACAAAGTAAAGTAAAAGAGTCTAAAGAATGGTTGAAGAAGAATAGAAATAATAATATTCATATAATCATGGACAGATTCAAACGCTCGCTTATAGGCTACTTCAACTACTATTGCATCACTGATAATATTCCAAATGTTAACATTTTCAAAGTTAAAATCGAGAACTTAGTATTTAAATGGCTCAATAGAAGAAGTCAAAGGAAATCCTTTAAATGGGAGAAATTCAGACTATTTCTTGATAAATTTCCACTACCCTCTCCGAGGATTAAGGTGAATATTTATGATTTAAGAAAAGAAATTAGCTACATTATGTAA
- the yhbH gene encoding sporulation protein YhbH, which produces MSNENNEHEQKHNFTISQEDWTLHRKGHDDQQRHQEKVQEAIKKNLADLITEESIIMSNGRDVVKIPIRSLDEYKIRYNYDKNKHVGQGTGDSKVGDVVARDGSQGGQPQKGAGKGQGAGKESGEDYYEAEVSLMELEEALFSQLELPDLKRKEQDLNTVENIEFNDIRKTGLMGNIDKKRTMMSAFKRNAMSGTPSFYPISPEDLKFRTWNEIRKPESKAVVLAMMDTSGSMGLWEKYMARSFFFWMTRFLRTKYESVDIEFIAHHTEAKVVTEEEFFTKGESGGTICSSAYRKALEVIEYKYSPERYNIYPFHFSDGDNLTSDNARCVKLVQELMKVSNMFGYGEVNQYNRHSTLMSAYKNINDEKFRYYILKQKSDVFHSMKSFFKQEYEKAAK; this is translated from the coding sequence ATGAGTAATGAAAATAATGAACATGAACAAAAGCATAATTTTACCATTTCACAGGAAGACTGGACCCTCCATCGTAAAGGACACGATGACCAACAGCGACACCAAGAGAAGGTACAAGAGGCGATAAAAAAGAATTTAGCCGATTTAATCACAGAAGAAAGCATCATAATGTCAAACGGACGCGATGTAGTAAAAATTCCAATTCGGTCACTAGATGAGTATAAGATTAGATACAACTATGATAAAAATAAACACGTTGGTCAGGGTACTGGAGACAGTAAAGTTGGCGATGTAGTAGCAAGAGATGGTTCACAAGGTGGCCAGCCGCAAAAAGGTGCTGGTAAAGGGCAAGGCGCAGGAAAAGAATCAGGTGAAGATTATTATGAGGCAGAGGTTTCACTAATGGAATTAGAGGAAGCTCTTTTTAGTCAGTTAGAATTACCTGATCTAAAAAGAAAAGAACAAGATTTAAACACAGTGGAAAACATTGAATTTAATGATATTCGAAAAACAGGTTTAATGGGTAATATTGATAAAAAGCGAACAATGATGTCTGCATTTAAACGTAATGCCATGAGTGGGACACCGTCATTCTATCCTATATCACCAGAAGACTTAAAATTCCGCACATGGAACGAAATTAGAAAACCTGAATCTAAAGCCGTCGTACTTGCAATGATGGATACGAGCGGAAGTATGGGCTTATGGGAAAAGTATATGGCACGTAGCTTCTTCTTTTGGATGACTAGATTTTTAAGAACAAAGTATGAGTCTGTAGACATTGAGTTTATCGCGCATCATACAGAAGCTAAAGTAGTGACTGAAGAAGAATTTTTCACAAAAGGAGAAAGTGGAGGAACAATCTGTTCATCTGCATATCGAAAAGCATTAGAAGTTATTGAATACAAATATTCACCTGAAAGATACAATATTTATCCATTCCATTTCTCTGATGGAGATAACTTAACATCTGATAATGCTCGCTGTGTAAAATTAGTTCAAGAATTAATGAAAGTTAGCAATATGTTTGGTTATGGGGAAGTAAACCAATACAATCGACACTCTACACTAATGTCCGCGTATAAAAACATTAACGATGAAAAATTCCGCTACTACATCCTAAAACAAAAATCAGATGTTTTCCATTCAATGAAGAGCTTCTTTAAACAGGAGTATGAGAAGGCAGCGAAATAG
- a CDS encoding aldo/keto reductase, translating into MKRIQLTEGLEFSQIIHGLWRLGEWNMTSEQLVAFIEECIELGITTFDHADIYGGYTCEEIFGKALALKPELRENIQIITKCGIKLKSSKFPELKMNHYDTSKEHILMSVNNSLKNLQTNYIDLLLIHRPNPFMNPKEVAEAFNQLHAEGKVRHFGVSNFLPSQFNALQAHLEMPLVTNQIEVSPMQLEHFDKGTIDLLLEKEIAPMIWSPLAGGQIFTSQSEAAVRVRAMLEEISSEIGANSIDEVMYAWLLAHPAKMMPIVGSGKIERVKTAVESTKLNMTAEQWLRIYVAGMGHNLP; encoded by the coding sequence ATGAAAAGAATTCAATTAACTGAAGGTCTTGAGTTTTCACAAATAATCCATGGTTTATGGCGCTTAGGCGAATGGAATATGACATCTGAACAATTAGTAGCGTTTATAGAAGAGTGTATCGAATTAGGCATTACAACTTTTGATCATGCCGATATTTATGGTGGATATACTTGTGAAGAAATTTTTGGAAAAGCTTTAGCATTAAAACCGGAGCTAAGAGAAAATATTCAAATCATTACTAAATGTGGCATCAAGTTAAAATCATCAAAATTTCCGGAATTGAAAATGAATCATTATGATACTAGTAAAGAACATATTTTGATGAGCGTTAACAATTCTTTGAAAAATCTTCAAACGAATTATATCGATTTATTATTAATACATAGACCAAATCCTTTTATGAATCCAAAAGAAGTAGCTGAAGCATTTAATCAGCTTCATGCAGAAGGTAAAGTACGTCATTTTGGAGTATCAAACTTTTTACCATCTCAATTTAATGCATTACAAGCTCACCTTGAAATGCCTTTAGTAACTAATCAAATTGAAGTTTCACCGATGCAATTAGAGCATTTTGATAAGGGAACAATTGATTTATTACTTGAAAAAGAGATTGCTCCGATGATCTGGTCTCCACTAGCAGGTGGTCAAATTTTTACAAGTCAGTCTGAAGCTGCGGTACGTGTGCGAGCGATGCTTGAAGAAATTTCTAGTGAGATTGGCGCAAATTCAATTGATGAAGTAATGTATGCATGGCTATTAGCTCATCCTGCTAAAATGATGCCAATCGTTGGTTCAGGTAAAATTGAACGTGTTAAAACAGCTGTTGAGTCTACAAAATTGAATATGACAGCGGAACAATGGTTAAGAATTTATGTAGCTGGTATGGGACATAATTTACCATAA
- a CDS encoding PrkA family serine protein kinase: MDILKKLEQHRDMEQRLRWEGTFAEYLEMLKEEPLVAQTAHSRIYNMIKDAGIEEVNGKKTYSFFNNNLYGLEEALERLVEEYFHPAAKRLDVKKRILLLMGPVSGGKSTLVTMLKRGLESYSRNDQGAIYAIKGCPMHEDPLHLIPNHLRDDFFTEYGVRIEGNLSPLNLMRLEQEFGGRIEDVMVERIFLSEDRRVGIGTFSPSDPKSQDIADLTGSIDFSTIAQFGSESDPRAYRFDGELNKANRGMMEFQEMLKCDEKFLWHLLSLTQEGNFKAGRFALISADELIIAHTNETEYRSFINNKKNEALHSRIIVMPIPYNLRVSEEERIYQKMISESDVSNVHIAPHTLRVAAMFTILTRLKEPKRGDIDLVKKMRLYDGEMVEGYNTVDLEELKKEYLDEGMHGIDPRYVINRISSTIIRKEIPSINALDVLRSLKDGLDQHPSISNEDRERYMNFISIARKEYDDIAKNEVQKAFVYSYEESAKTLMDNYLDNVEAYCNKNKLRDPLTGEEMNPDEKLMRSIEEQIGISENAKKAFREEILIRISAYARKGKRFDYNSHERLKEAIQKKLFSDLKDVVKITTSTKTPDERQLKKINDVVSRLIDEYGYNSSSANELLRYVGSLLNR, translated from the coding sequence ATGGATATTTTAAAGAAACTTGAGCAGCACCGGGACATGGAACAAAGACTGAGATGGGAAGGCACTTTTGCTGAGTATCTTGAAATGTTAAAAGAAGAGCCATTGGTTGCACAAACTGCACATTCTAGAATTTATAATATGATTAAAGACGCAGGTATTGAAGAAGTTAATGGTAAAAAAACCTATAGTTTCTTTAATAACAACCTATATGGATTAGAAGAAGCTTTAGAGAGGCTCGTGGAAGAATACTTCCATCCCGCTGCCAAGAGATTAGATGTAAAAAAACGTATTTTATTATTAATGGGTCCTGTAAGTGGTGGTAAATCTACACTAGTTACGATGCTAAAGAGAGGCTTAGAATCTTATTCAAGGAATGATCAAGGTGCAATCTACGCAATTAAAGGTTGCCCGATGCATGAAGATCCATTGCATTTAATTCCTAACCATTTGAGAGATGACTTTTTCACTGAATATGGAGTTCGAATTGAAGGAAATCTTTCACCTTTAAATTTAATGAGACTTGAACAAGAGTTTGGTGGAAGAATTGAAGATGTTATGGTAGAAAGAATTTTCTTATCAGAGGATCGTCGAGTTGGAATAGGTACCTTTAGTCCATCAGATCCTAAGTCCCAAGATATTGCAGACTTAACAGGTAGTATTGATTTTTCCACAATTGCTCAATTTGGATCGGAATCAGATCCACGTGCTTATCGATTTGATGGTGAATTGAATAAAGCTAACCGGGGAATGATGGAATTCCAAGAGATGTTAAAATGTGATGAAAAGTTTTTATGGCACTTACTATCCCTGACGCAAGAAGGTAACTTTAAGGCAGGGCGTTTTGCATTGATTTCTGCGGATGAACTAATCATTGCACATACGAATGAAACAGAGTACAGATCCTTTATTAACAATAAGAAGAATGAAGCGCTACACTCGCGTATTATTGTAATGCCAATTCCGTACAATTTAAGAGTAAGTGAAGAAGAGAGAATTTATCAAAAAATGATCTCTGAAAGTGATGTTTCAAATGTTCATATTGCTCCACATACATTACGTGTTGCAGCAATGTTTACAATTCTTACTCGTTTAAAAGAACCAAAACGAGGAGATATTGATTTAGTGAAGAAGATGCGTTTATATGATGGTGAAATGGTAGAAGGCTATAACACGGTTGATTTAGAAGAACTGAAGAAGGAATATTTAGATGAAGGTATGCATGGTATCGATCCACGTTATGTAATTAACCGTATTTCATCTACAATTATTCGAAAAGAGATTCCATCCATTAATGCGTTAGATGTTTTACGTTCATTAAAAGATGGATTGGATCAGCACCCTTCAATTTCAAATGAAGACCGTGAAAGATATATGAACTTTATATCAATCGCACGAAAAGAATACGATGATATAGCGAAAAATGAAGTTCAAAAGGCTTTCGTGTACTCATATGAGGAGTCTGCTAAAACATTGATGGATAACTATCTAGATAATGTTGAAGCTTATTGCAACAAGAATAAGCTGCGTGATCCTCTAACTGGTGAAGAAATGAATCCAGATGAGAAACTAATGCGTTCGATTGAGGAGCAAATTGGAATTTCTGAAAATGCGAAGAAAGCATTCCGCGAAGAAATCTTAATTCGAATTTCAGCATATGCTCGAAAAGGAAAACGTTTTGATTATAATTCACATGAAAGATTAAAAGAGGCAATTCAAAAGAAACTTTTTTCAGATTTAAAGGATGTTGTAAAAATCACGACATCCACAAAAACGCCGGATGAGCGTCAGTTAAAGAAAATTAATGATGTAGTTAGTCGTCTAATTGATGAGTATGGATATAACTCATCATCAGCAAATGAATTATTACGCTATGTAGGCTCATTACTAAACCGATAA
- the trmL gene encoding tRNA (uridine(34)/cytosine(34)/5-carboxymethylaminomethyluridine(34)-2'-O)-methyltransferase TrmL codes for MGIHVVLYQPQIPANTGNIARTCAGTDTSLHLIRPLGFSTDDKMLKRAGLDYWEHVDIHYHDSLDDLFDKYKDGKFYFITKFGEKTYSNFDYTNLDEEIFFVFGRETTGLPKELIEKNMETCLRIPMTDHIRSLNLSNTAAILIYEALRQQDFRELLKVKDYTK; via the coding sequence ATGGGAATACACGTTGTATTATATCAACCACAAATTCCAGCAAATACAGGGAATATTGCACGTACTTGTGCAGGAACTGATACAAGTTTGCATTTAATTCGTCCATTAGGATTTTCAACTGATGATAAAATGTTAAAAAGAGCTGGACTTGATTATTGGGAACATGTAGATATTCATTATCATGATTCCTTAGATGATTTATTTGATAAATATAAAGATGGAAAGTTTTATTTTATTACTAAATTTGGCGAAAAAACTTATTCTAACTTTGACTATACAAATTTAGATGAAGAAATTTTCTTTGTATTTGGTAGAGAAACTACAGGTCTTCCAAAGGAATTAATTGAAAAAAATATGGAAACTTGTTTACGTATACCGATGACAGATCATATTAGATCTCTAAATTTATCAAACACTGCTGCAATTTTAATTTACGAAGCTTTACGTCAGCAAGATTTTCGTGAATTGCTAAAAGTAAAGGATTATACGAAATAA
- a CDS encoding amidase domain-containing protein: MFNRDLLERYLKKRLQLYFGEGQRSHLIQEQEYQTIQRKVELYNKRNVSLVKVYGNLEVSNLWSENDITYINYTLHTRYFLKQTDLYFEEDQEQRQMAIEKEEILYDIAFPVDYHLEPIEVEEEEDIAESESTDRNSGYNRFNAVKYAETWWDGHNKEYPLYANDCTNFISQCLRAGGVKMVGMPKPGVGWWYRNHSNSSYSWRVAHALRRFLPNAKSEIKAEEVSSQMQLSLGDIIVYDFEGDGVWNHCTIVVAKDENGEPLVNAHTVNSRKRYWSYYDSTAFTENIKYKFFHIIDGFSNPPME, from the coding sequence TTGTTTAATCGCGACCTTTTAGAGCGTTATTTAAAAAAAAGATTACAGCTTTATTTTGGTGAAGGACAAAGAAGCCATCTTATTCAAGAGCAAGAATATCAGACGATTCAACGTAAAGTTGAACTATATAATAAACGTAATGTTTCTTTAGTAAAGGTATATGGAAACCTCGAGGTTAGCAATCTTTGGAGCGAAAATGACATAACGTATATTAATTATACTTTGCATACTAGATATTTTTTAAAGCAAACTGATTTATATTTTGAAGAAGATCAAGAACAAAGACAAATGGCGATTGAAAAAGAAGAGATTTTATATGATATCGCCTTTCCAGTTGATTATCATCTTGAACCCATTGAAGTCGAGGAAGAAGAAGACATAGCTGAAAGTGAGTCAACTGATCGAAATAGTGGATATAACCGATTTAATGCTGTTAAATATGCTGAAACATGGTGGGATGGCCATAATAAGGAATATCCTTTGTATGCCAATGATTGCACTAACTTTATATCCCAATGCTTAAGGGCTGGTGGAGTTAAAATGGTAGGAATGCCAAAACCTGGAGTAGGTTGGTGGTATAGAAATCATTCGAACAGTAGTTATAGCTGGAGAGTTGCACATGCGTTAAGGCGATTTCTGCCAAATGCTAAAAGTGAAATTAAGGCAGAAGAAGTGTCTTCTCAAATGCAGCTTTCATTAGGAGATATTATTGTATATGATTTCGAAGGTGATGGTGTCTGGAATCACTGTACAATTGTCGTTGCTAAGGATGAAAATGGTGAACCATTAGTGAATGCACATACTGTTAATAGTCGTAAAAGATATTGGTCATATTATGATTCAACTGCTTTTACAGAGAATATAAAGTACAAGTTTTTTCATATAATTGATGGTTTTTCTAATCCTCCGATGGAATAA
- the queG gene encoding tRNA epoxyqueuosine(34) reductase QueG, which translates to MNIKEFQKELISYSKEIGIDKIGFTTVDPFLTLKSRLYNQQELNFQSGFETKDIERRVDARKIMTEANSIIAIALAYPSKLKNPPKSKKGSTRGIFCRASWGEDYHIVVKKKLLQLESFILLHYPNAKVQSMVDTGELVDRAVAERAGLGWSAKNCSIITPDFGSYVYLGEMITSLPFVPDTPIEDQCGECTKCIDVCPTSAIVSPGQLNAKNCIAFLTQTKEMIPVEFRKEIGNRIYGCDTCQTVCPKNKGVNFTHHAEMEADAESVKPLLRSVLKLSNREFKSRFGQMSGSWRGKNPIQRNAILALAHFKDESAIEDLKQLAKKDVRPVIRGTAIWAISEIEGEDGTPFIESCLQYEEDEIVLNEINAILSK; encoded by the coding sequence GTGAATATTAAAGAATTTCAAAAGGAATTGATTTCATATAGTAAGGAAATCGGAATAGATAAGATTGGTTTTACGACTGTTGATCCGTTTTTAACATTAAAGAGTCGTTTGTATAATCAGCAGGAATTAAATTTTCAATCGGGTTTTGAGACAAAGGATATTGAAAGAAGGGTAGATGCTAGAAAGATTATGACAGAAGCAAATTCAATTATTGCAATTGCTTTAGCATATCCTTCTAAGTTGAAAAATCCTCCTAAAAGCAAAAAAGGTTCTACAAGAGGTATATTTTGTAGAGCTTCTTGGGGCGAGGATTACCATATAGTAGTTAAAAAGAAATTACTACAGCTTGAGTCATTTATTTTATTGCATTATCCAAATGCAAAGGTCCAGTCGATGGTCGATACGGGTGAGTTAGTAGACCGAGCTGTAGCAGAGCGTGCCGGGTTAGGTTGGAGCGCTAAAAATTGCTCTATTATTACTCCTGATTTTGGTTCATATGTATATTTAGGAGAAATGATTACTTCTTTACCCTTTGTGCCGGATACACCTATTGAGGATCAATGTGGGGAGTGCACAAAGTGTATAGATGTATGTCCTACAAGTGCTATTGTTTCACCAGGTCAATTGAATGCTAAGAATTGTATAGCATTTTTAACTCAAACAAAAGAAATGATTCCTGTTGAGTTTCGAAAAGAGATTGGAAATCGTATATATGGTTGTGATACTTGTCAGACTGTATGTCCTAAAAATAAAGGCGTTAATTTTACTCATCATGCAGAGATGGAAGCAGATGCTGAGTCTGTTAAACCCTTATTACGTTCAGTATTAAAGTTGAGTAATAGAGAGTTTAAAAGTAGGTTTGGTCAAATGTCTGGGTCATGGAGAGGAAAGAATCCAATTCAGCGAAATGCTATTTTGGCATTGGCCCATTTTAAAGACGAATCAGCAATAGAGGATTTAAAACAATTAGCAAAAAAAGATGTGCGGCCTGTAATCAGAGGAACCGCTATCTGGGCTATTTCAGAAATAGAAGGAGAGGACGGTACTCCTTTTATCGAAAGTTGTTTACAATATGAGGAAGACGAGATTGTTTTAAATGAAATTAATGCTATTCTTTCGAAGTAA